From a single Brassica oleracea var. oleracea cultivar TO1000 chromosome C5, BOL, whole genome shotgun sequence genomic region:
- the LOC106343926 gene encoding B3 domain-containing transcription factor NGA3 produces the protein MDLSLAPTSSDQEQDKDQELASNIGASSSSGTANNTNFPMMMIPPPEKEHMFDKVVTPSDVGKLNRLVIPKQHAERYFPLDSTNNQNGTLLNFQDRNGKMWRFRYSYWNSSQSYVMTKGWSRFVKEKKLDAGDIVSFQRGIGDESQRSKLYIDWRHRPDMSLVQAHQFGNYGFNFNFPTTSQYSNRFHPLPEYNSVPIQRSLNIGNHQRSYYNNQRQEFVGYGYGNLAYYTGSPLDQRSIVGSEPLVIESVPVVPGRLPPVMMLPPPLPPPPSTAGKRLRLFGVNMECGNDYDQHDESLLVPRGEMGASSSSALRFNLSNDHDDGDDDQFAKKGKSSFSLDFSP, from the coding sequence ATGGATCTATCCCTAGCTCCGACCAGCTCCGACCAAGAACAAGACAAAGACCAAGAGTTAGCCTCAAACATCGGAGCAAGCAGTAGCTCCGGCACCGCAAACAACACTAACTTCCCGATGATGATGATCCCGCCGCCGGAAAAAGAACACATGTTCGACAAAGTGGTAACACCCAGCGACGTCGGAAAACTCAACCGACTAGTAATCCCTAAACAACACGCGGAGAGGTATTTTCCACTAGACTCAACAAACAACCAAAACGGCACGCTGTTGAACTTCCAAGACAGAAACGGCAAGATGTGGAGATTTCGTTACTCGTACTGGAACTCAAGCCAGAGCTACGTGATGACCAAAGGATGGAGCCGTTTCGTAAAAGAGAAAAAGCTCGACGCTGGAGACATCGTGTCTTTCCAACGAGGTATCGGAGATGAGTCCCAAAGATCTAAACTCTACATCGACTGGAGGCACAGACCGGACATGAGCCTAGTTCAAGCACATCAGTTTGGTAATTACGGTTTCAATTTCAATTTTCCGACAACTTCTCAATATTCCAACAGATTTCATCCGTTGCCGGAATATAATTCTGTCCCTATTCAACGGAGCTTGAACATCGGAAACCACCAACGTTCTTATTATAACAATCAGCGTCAAGAGTTTGTAGGGTATGGTTATGGGAATTTAGCTTACTACACGGGGTCACCGTTGGATCAGAGAAGCATTGTTGGATCAGAGCCGTTGGTTATAGAGTCAGTCCCTGTAGTTCCCGGGAGATTACCTCCGGTGATGATGTTGCCACCGCCGCTTCCTCCGCCTCCTTCTACGGCGGGAAAGAGATTAAGGCTCTTTGGGGTGAATATGGAATGTGGTAACGACTATGATCAACATGATGAGTCTTTGTTGGTGCCACGTGGAGAAATGGGTGCTTCTTCTTCGTCAGCTCTCAGATTCAATTTATCGAATGATCATGATGATGGTGATGATGATCAATTTGCTAAGAAAGGGAAGTCTTCGTTTTCTCTAGATTTCAGTCCATGA